The Penaeus vannamei isolate JL-2024 chromosome 13, ASM4276789v1, whole genome shotgun sequence genome window below encodes:
- the LOC138863836 gene encoding germ cell nuclear acidic protein-like yields MQIADCTIRQSHTSLGGVLASLQRPDNSSSDNTSPDNTIPDKTSPDNSSSDNTFPDNTSSDNSSSDNTSPDNTIPDKTSPDNSSSDNTSPDNTIPDKTSPGNSSSDNTFPDNTIPDKTSPGNSSSDNTLTDITFPDNTSSDNTFPDNIPPVTSSDNTLPDNTSPDNVSSDNSRPDITFPDSTSSDNTSPDSTSLDNTSLDNTSPDNTSQDNTSSDKHF; encoded by the exons ATGCAAATTGCTGACTGCACCATCAGGCAGTCACACACGAGTCTCGGGGGCGTCCTCGCTTCCCTGCAGAG ACCTGACAATAGTTCCTCTGACAACACCTCCCCTGACAATACTATTCCTGACAAGACCTCACCTGACAACAGTTCCTCTGACAACACCTTCCCTGATAACACTTCTTCTGACAACAGTTCCTCTGACAACACCTCCCCTGACAACACTATTCCTGACAAAACCTCACCTGACAACAGTTCCTCTGACAACACCTCCCCTGACAACACTATTCCTGACAAGACCTCACCTGGCAACAGTTCCTCTGACAACACCTTCCCTGACAACACTATTCCTGACAAGACCTCACCTGGCAACAGTTCCTCTGACAACACCTTAACTGACATCACCTTCCCTGACAACACTTCTTCTGACAACACCTTCCCTGACAACATCCCACCTGTTACCTCCTCTGACAACACCTTACCTGACAACACTTCCCCTGACAACGTCTCATCTGACAATTCTAGACCTGACATCACCTTCCCTGACAGCACTTCCTCTGACAACACCTCACCTGACAGCACTTCCCTTGACAACACTTCCCTTGATAACACCTCACCTGACAACACCTCACAAGACAACACTTCCTCTGACAAACACTTCTGA